TGAAGGATGAAAACTCAGTTTCGGTTGCTACTCAATTTATCCGATTTTCTATCTCTACTATTACAAATgactaaaagaaaataaagaattattCATCAAGTTTGCTACCTCTTATGCATTTATTGCACATTTAAAGCCAATAACAATATAGAATTCTTAAATTATATGAATATGATAATACATATTCAAGTAAGAATGAACTAGACATGtgtctgtcatctgtcagtGAAATGAACAttggaggaaaaataaaatctagTGAAGGTTTCAGTTAAatcattattgttttaaatcatattttcatgacaaaaaataaatacaaactgttttttaatcagaatgcttttatttaattaaacaggtcttgaaaaatgtaacaacTGCAAAGCCGATACAACACCTCCACCTAACTGTCACAACATTTATTACAAGCATGCAGACACATCTTTTCTAACATCTAAACCTTGTTATGagcaaacagcacaaacagtaaagaaacagattttaaatgcTCATTCTGGTCCTCTACTATTCTTCAGCGGGACACTTTGACTTGTTGATGTTCTTCTCTGAAGTCTGGGAGCCCGCAGACACTTTACATGTGTAAACCTTGTCCATGTTCCAGTCTGATGTCTGGATGGACAGATAGCTGCTGATTTGGAAAGTCTGGTCTGGTTGCTGAACAGCGGTGCTGCTAGAGATCCCACTGCTCACTGGACTCCCAGCAGACAACCAGGTCACATCTGCAAAAGGCACAGACTGACTGGACAGACAGACCAGAGTGGCTTTGTTGGACTGGAGCTCAGCACTGGACGGAGGGAAGACTGtcaggacaggaggagagaggctggAGCCTGAAAATACATGAAGGACAATTATACAAAACTGCCATTAAAGTcatagaaaatagaaaagtcAAACTAAGCAGTTTGACACAGTATTGGATGAGGGGAAAATTTATGTTCATAATTAATTGAATAATCTCaagatgtaaaatgttttaaatcagaCGAATCTAGAAATCATCACTAACAACAAGAGCAGagttcattttcaaaaattttagaaatgaaacatttcatcaCAAACTTCACACATACAAAGATTACTTCTGGAAAATTATGATTTAACCATAGAAACGATATCCCTCAACAGTACTTCAATGTCAAGTAATGTCATCAGTCATTGTGTAAAGTTACATCAGATAAGACAACCATCTCAccaaataatatattttcaaaagGGCTAAATGCACAattatttctctattttattgtccaaaaatacatttcaattaaataacattttatctttaaagtTTTACCAGATTAATATTCATATCTTTGTCATTAACTATTGATAGTAACAGTGATAATGTTCATTTCTACTGACAAATGATGGAATAAGTTGTAATGTTAAAAGTTCTCAAAACAAATGTTCATTCAAAACTTAAAATAGTAAATGAGTTGGTTCACATCtctttaaattacaaaataatccaAAAACTTTAAAGAATTGtatagaaaacatttcaaatattgtAATCAGCTGTTCATctgttctttgtcttttaaagaCACAGCTTGGTTCTATATCAAAGCTGAaaaactgcaatcaatacattttcactTAAAACCTGTTAAAAGTAACAATTAAATCATATACATTCTACTAATATCCATCAGAAATGGGAAATGATTCTTGTTTTATGATCAGTTTAAAAGTACTTACTTGTCACGATCAGCTTGGTGCCTTGTCCGAATACCACAGTGATTCAGTTTGTACACatggctgtacaaaaacctcctgACTCTCACTAATGAAGGGAGTGAAACTGAAACATCCTGTTGAGACCAACTTTCACTGTCAACATCTCATTCTCTTCATCACTCTGTTTATATTCCAAAACACATCTAGACTTGAGGATTGATTTTAAATTATCTGTTGCCTTTTACTTTCATGGTTGTGTTGAAAGTCCAAATATCATCATGTTGCAATTTGATGAGAATTTAAAataagtgaatgtttgtttccatgagTAACTGCAATTTTGTATCAGattcattttggatttcatgGTGATTTAAGTTATTTAGacaatgtatatgtatatgtatatatatacatatgtgtgtgtgtgtgtgtgtgtgtgtgtgtgtgtgtgtatatatatatatatacacatatatatatatattaatgctGCTAAGTGGAGTGGACTTCTGCCGAACTAagatttgttgtattttaatatgcaatgacaataaagcatctatctatctatctagatTTTCAATACAGTAAACTATcttcaaatacataaataacGTGAAAACAAATCTACAATAATTtatcatagaaaaaaaacatgtttaaaggtTTTTAGGTGTTGTCTCCTCAGGTAGTGTGTTATGACTATGCAGTGTGTTTATTGCCCTTTTCTCaagttttctctctgtggtGTGTTAAATATTGGACTGTTTTCATTAATAGCATATATGATCTGTTGTCCGGTGTTTGTATCATTACTATTTTATCATTGTGCTGAAGAAATTACCATTCATGTAATCTCAATGTGCTGTTGATGGATTTGGTTGCTGACTGTAAATGGTGAATACATGAACTGAACTTATATAGCACACTTCTATcttcactcacatacacactcacacaccaatggcggCAGAGTTGCCATGCAAGGCGTTGCCATCAGCAGTAACTTGGGGTTCAGTGTTTTACTCAAGGACATGTCAACACATGGACAGGAAGAACCAGGGATTCAACTGCCAACCCTATGTGGActactgctgcttttctttttttaaaattatttaagcAGATTTGAAAAGCATACATAAATGTATAGTTAAAGGGATCATAGTAAGAATCGACAAGGAGCATTTACATGTTTGAAAAGAAGAATTGTGCATTGTGTTATACAGATAATTGCTTCAGTTGTTATCTTAGAGAATCAAAAAGCAGAAGTGTTTAGTGAGGAGGTTTTTGTCACGGTGTAAATCACTGTGATGCGTTCTCACTCACAGAGCTGTCCCATGTTTGACAGTAGTAGACTGCTGAGTCTCCCTCCTCCACATTGTTGATGATCAGTCGATAATCTGATTTTGACTGATGATTAGATGTGAATTTAGGAGAAGAGAAACCAGAGCCATATGTTGGAGAGCTTGCagtgtgaaaaaaatacaatacaaactgAGGAACTCCTCCTGGAATCTGTTTATACCAGCGAGCACCACTCTTAGTAACAGTTCCCAGGTTACAGTCCATGGTGACTGTCTCTCCTTTCCTCAGCGTCACAACAGGAGGCTTCTGTGTCACCACCGTCACACTACTCACACCTGGAAACAACAAGATGACATGGAGtcaagagaaacacacagactgatgaATCCAACATGAGGTCAAAGCTGCAGTAAGTCAGCCTCCTTACATGTTAGAGCAGTGATGAGAGTGCAGAGGGTCCCCagcatgttgtcagtgtgtgctGAGAATGGCCTTGTAACTTGGAAAGTGAGCTTACTGCTGACAGATGAGAGGGtttggaggatgaggagaggaggtgcTGGAGGAGCAATTTAATACAACACTGAAACTGAGAGTGactgacaggaggaggagctgaatctgttttgctttcatgcTGTATGTGTTACTTTGTCACCTTCCTAAGTATTCATGCATTCAAATATATACAATTATTCAATCTTTGTATTCACATGCTTGAGATGGAGTCTTTAAAAAATGGTTTGGCTTTATGTACataattcacacacatacaagataaacTGTGTaatttgaaaatgattaaaacatttgtgtgttttctatcaGCTACAGTTCCCTCTTATTTTACAGAGAGCTGACACTTGACCTCCTCATTTGCATGGAGCTATGAATAAGGAGAGGAGGCCTGCAGGTGCATCCtgggaagaaaga
The genomic region above belongs to Thunnus albacares chromosome 17, fThuAlb1.1, whole genome shotgun sequence and contains:
- the LOC122967520 gene encoding immunoglobulin lambda-1 light chain-like isoform X1, with amino-acid sequence MLGTLCTLITALTCVSSVTVVTQKPPVVTLRKGETVTMDCNLGTVTKSGARWYKQIPGGVPQFVLYFFHTASSPTYGSGFSSPKFTSNHQSKSDYRLIINNVEEGDSAVYYCQTWDSSVSENAFGQGTKLIVTSSSLSPPVLTVFPPSSAELQSNKATLVCLSSQSVPFADVTWLSAGSPVSSGISSSTAVQQPDQTFQISSYLSIQTSDWNMDKVYTCKVSAGSQTSEKNINKSKCPAEE
- the LOC122967520 gene encoding immunoglobulin lambda-1 light chain-like isoform X4; the encoded protein is MLGTLCTLITALTCVSSVTVVTQKPPVVTLRKGETVTMDCNLGTVTKSGARWYKQIPGGVPQFVLYFFHTASSPTYGSGFSSPKFTSNHQSKSDYRLIINNVEEGDSAVYYCQTWDSSVSENAFGQGTKLSVTSSSLSPPVLTVFPPSSAELQSNKATLVCLSSQSVPFADVTWLSAGSPVSSGISSSTAVQQPDQTFQISSYLSIQTSDWNMDKVYTCKVSAGSQTSEKNINKSKCPAEE